The following DNA comes from Colius striatus isolate bColStr4 chromosome 21, bColStr4.1.hap1, whole genome shotgun sequence.
AGGGACAAGCATCAGGAAAACTCAAAGGCATTGATTTGGGCAAGCGTTCTTCTTATAACACTTTCCCTGAAGTGCAcccaggaaggctgcagcagcacataaTTCCTGGCACCTGGAAGCCTTTCTCCCCCCATCCACCCACTCCCCTGTTCTATCTTCCCCACTCCACAGGGATGCCACAGAGGGGTTACCTCTTCAGACACATTGCACAGTCCATCTCCCATATCCCACTACTGACTTGGACACGGGGAGATCAGGGGCAATCTTAGCCCAGCCCAGTCCCAGCCCTTGACACACTTGGGCTCTCTCCTGAAATATGGACTCAcccctgcagctttgctgtcctctgcagagagcttgTTGAAGAAATCATCCCCTAGAACAGAGCTGTGACACAAGCCTGAGTGTTAGCAGCACCACACGTGAGCTCAGCAAGAGTGTCCTAAGGACAGTCAGGCCAGGCAGTGGGAAATGGAGAGAGCACACGGCCACACCACAGCAGCCACATCACAAAACATACAACGAGGCTCAAATAGCACTGGGATAAAAGACTGCAGTGCTGGCACTACTGCATTTAAGCAAGGAGCCGTTCAAAGGGAGATTTACAGCAGATGTAGCGGGTTGGCGGCACCCAGCTCTTGCTGCACAGCTTCAGGTGCTGGGCTCCCAGGGCTCCACCCCAAGACAAACTAGCGCTTACAACTAATGGCCTCAATCTGAGACGAGGCTttgggagaggtgctgctggagcagctacaCGTGGAGCAAACGGGAGCAGCGTGGCCATCAACTGTGCCTTTACCTGACAGCAGGACGGGGAtgcagcctttcccctgggGCCTCCGAGGCCTTGGCATTCCTCTCCTGGGCCTTGGCCTGCGCTTGGGCTTTCTTGCGAGCCAAGGCAGcgatcagccagtcctcctcctccagcgggGCCGCTTTAGCTGCCGCCTCCTCTGCAGCCGGGACGTGgctggcggggccaggccgtgcggccggggcagggctggggcggctCACGGCAGGGCTGCCCTTCGCTGCAGGCAGCGGCTCCCACTCACACCAATCCTCATCCTTCCAGCCCAGCCAGTCGGCTCCAGCCGCCCTGCCCCGCACCGTgcgcctgctgcctgcaggagcagctttggggtgcagctctgctttcacttggcTGCTCGTGTCGCTGGAAAACCTGCCGCAAGGAGAAGCAGTTCCATCTGTGCCCGAGGGGCCCTGGGAACCCTGCCCctgggagggagccctgcctgcaaggggaccccagggcccctgcctgccctgtcgCAGGGGCAGTGTGCCTGGAGCTAGGGACACACACGCAGCACCACACCTGACAGACCGCCTCCTCGCCACTGGGCTCTTGGGTGTGGAGGCCACCGAGGACTCGTACTCGCCAGACACatcatctttcctcttccagtcctcttccttctctgttcaaACAAGCAGCCTTGAGTCAATGCCCAGAGGAGCAACTGGGTGCAAAGACGCCAGCCCCCCCGCTCCTCTGCAGCTACATGTGACGCCACAcattcctccccacagccttgTGGCTGGCATATCTCTAATGCAACCCCTTTGGCTCTCCTTCCACTTTTTGTTCCCAGATGAACACATCCCCTGCTCATTCCCAATCAAGTTGtgaagacaaaagtaaaatctcCCTCTAACCTTTCTCAGGAGCTAACAGCTTCCCTGGGGCTTTAGCTCGTCCTTCTCCCAAGGAACCCCATTCCTCAGGACCTTTCACTGTtgtcttctctgctgcagaactgggCTTTGATATGCCCAGGAGATCAGCTTCCAGGTCATCCATATCCTGGGAAGCAAGGGGACAAGGATGGGAGCAGGGTGAGCACTGCTGGAGGCCACGGCTGGAGGCAcggtgtggggagagggaggcatTTCCACACTCACCTTCAGGTTCTGCAGCAGATTCTCCGCGTCTGTGGCAGAGGCCCTGGGTCCCTGTGTGCCAGGGAGGGCAGAGATCAGAGATGAGCAGACTTTGGaaacttcccccccccccactccagcctctgcttttcctcGGTTTATGAGAAAGAAGAGCACATGAGCACCTTTGGGTGCCCTTCTCACTCAAAACCTCCCTGTGCCTTGCTTCTGTTGCTCAGATTCTGCTGCCTCAGGGACAAGCATCAGGAAAACTCAAAGGCATTGATTTGGGCAAGCGTTCTTCTTACAACACTTTCCCTGAAGTGCAcccaggaaggctgcagcagcacataaTTCCTGGCACCTAGAAGCCTTTCTCCCCCCATCCACCCACTCCCCTGTTCTATCTTCCCCACTCCACAGGGATGCCACAGAGGGGTTACCTCTTCAGACACATTGCACAGTCCATCTCCCATATCCCACTACTGACTTGGACACGGGGAGATCAGGGGCAATCTTAGCCCAGCCCAGTCCCAGCCCTTGACACACTTGGGCTCTCTCCTGAAATATGGACTCAcccctgcagctttgctgtcctctgcagagagcttgTTGAAGAAATCATCCCCTAGAACAGAGCTGTGACACAAGCCTGAGTGTTAGCAGCACCACACGTGAGCTCAGCAAGAGTGTCCTAAGGACAGTCAGGCCAGGCAGTGGGAAATGGAGAGAGCACACGGCCACACCACAGCAGCCACATCACAAAACATACAACGAGGCTCAAATAGCACTGGGATAAAAGACTGCAGTGCTGGCACTACTGCATTTAAGCAAGGAGCCGTTCAAAGGGAGATTTACAGCAGATGTAGCGGGTTGGCGGCACCCAGCTCTTGCTGCACAGCTTCAGGTGCTGGGCTCCCAGGGCTCCACCCCAAGACAAACTAGCGCTTACAACTAATGGCCTCAATCTGAGACGAGGCTttgggagaggtgctgctggagcagctacaCGTGGAGCAAACGGGAGCAGCGTGGCCATCAACTGTGCCTTTACCTGACAGCAGGACGGGGAtgcagcctttcccctgggGCCTCCGAGGCCTCGGCATTCCTCTCCTGGGCCTTGGCCTGCGCTTGGGCTTTCTTGCGAGCCAAGGCAGcgatcagccagtcctcctcctccagcgggGCCGCTTTAGCTGCCGCCTCCTCTGCAGCCGGGACGTGgctggcggggccaggccgtgcggccggggcagggctggggcggctCACGGCAGGGCTGCCCTTCGCTGCAGGCAGCGGCTCCCACTCACACCAATCCTCATCCTTCCAGCCCAGCCAGTCGGCTCCAGCCGCCCTGCCCCGCACCGTgcgcctgctgcctgcaggagcagctttggggtgcagctctgctttcacttggcTGCTCGTGTCGCTGGAAAACCTGCCGCAAGGAGAAGCAGTTCCATCTGTGCCCGAGGGGCCCTGGGAACCCTGCCCctgggagggagccctgcctgcaaggggaccccagggcccctgcctgccctgtcgCAGGGGCAGTGTGCCTGGAGCTAGGGACACACACGCAGCACCACACCTGACAGACCGCCTCCTCGCCACTGGGCTCTTGGGTGTGGAGGCCACCGAGGACTCGTACTCGCCAGACACatcatctttcctcttccagtcctcttccttctctgttcaaACAAGCAGCCTTGAGTCAATGCCCAGAGGAGCAACTGGGTGCAAAGACGCCAGCCCCCCCGCTCCTCTGCAGCTACATGTGACGCCACAcattcctccccacagccttgTGGCTGGCATATCTCTAATGCAACCCCTTTGGCTCTCCTTCCACTTTTTGTTCCCAGATGAACACATCCCCTGCTCATTCCCAATCAAGTTGtgaagacaaaagtaaaatctcCCTCTAACCTTTCTCAGGAGCTAACAGCTTCCCTGGGGCTTTAGCTCGTCCTTCTCCCAAGGAACCCCATTCCTCAGGACCTTTCACTGTtgtcttctctgctgcagaactgggCTTTGATATGCCCAGGAGATCAGCTTCCAGGTCATCCATATCCTGGGAAGCAAGGGGACAAGGATGGGAGCAGGGTGAGCACTGCTGGAGGCCACGGCTGGAGGCAcggtgtggggagagggaggcatTTCCACACTCACCTTCAGGTTCTGCAGCAGATTCTCCGCGTCTGTGGCAGAGGCCCTGGGTCCCTgtgtgccagggaggggagagatcAGAGATGAGCAGACTTTGGAAACTTCCCCCCCCCTCActccagcctctgcttttcctcGGTTTATGAGAAAGAAGAGCACATGAGCACCTTTGGGTGCCCTTCTCACTCAAAACCTCCCTGTGCCTTGCTTCTGTTGCTCAGATTCTGCTGCCTCAGGGACAAGCATCAGGAAAACTCAAAGGCATTGATTTGGGCAAGCGTTCTTCTTACAACACTTTCCCTGAAGTGCAcccaggaaggctgcagcagcacataaTTCCTGGCACCTAGAAGCCTTTCTCCCCCCATCCACCCACTCCCCTGTTCTATCTTCCCCACTCCACAGGGATGCCACAGAGGGGTTACCTCTTCAGACACATTGCACAGTCCATCTCCCATATCCCACTACTGACTTGGACACGGGGAGATCAGGGGCAATCTTAGCCCAGCCCAGTCCCAGCCCTTGACACACTTGGGCTCTCTCCTGAAATATGGACTCAcccctgcagctttgctgtcctctgcagagagcttgTTGAAGAAATCATCCCCTAGAACAGAGCTGTGACACAAGCCTGAGTGTTAGCAGCACCACACGTGAGCTCAGCAAGAGTGTCCTAAGGACAGTCAGGCCAGGCAGTGGGAAATGGAGAGAGCACACGGCCACACCACAGCAGCCACATCACAAAACATACAACGAGGCTCAAATAGCACTGGGATAAAAGACTGCAGTGCTGGCACTACTGCATTTAAGCAAGGAGCCGTTCAAAGGGAGATTTACAGCAGATGTAGCGGGTTGGCGGCACCCAGCTCTTGCTGCACAGCTTCAGGTGCTGGGCTCCCAGGGCTCCACCCCAAGACAAACTAGCGCTTACAACTAATGGCCTCAATCTGAGACGAGGCTttgggagaggtgctgctggagcagctacaCGTGGAGCAAACGGGAGCAGCGTGGCCATCAACTGTGCCTTTACCTGACAGCAGGACGGGGAtgcagcctttcccctgggGCCTCCGAGGCCTCGGCATTCCTCTCCTGGGCCTTGGCCTGCGCTTGGGCTTTCTTGCGAGCCAAGGCAGcgatcagccagtcctcctcctccagcgggGCCGCTTTAGCTGCCGCCTCCTCTGCAGCCGGGACGTGgctggcggggccaggccgtgcggccggggcagggctggggcggctCACGGCAGGGCTGCCCTTCGCTGCAGGCAGCGGCTCCCACTCACACCAATCCTCATCCTTCCAGCCCAGCCAGTCGGCTCCAGCCGCCCTGCCCCGCACCGTgcgcctgctgcctgcaggagcagctttggggtgcagctctgctttcacttggcTGCTCATGTCGCTGGAAAACCTGCCGCAAGGAGAAGCAGTTCCATCTGTGCCCGAGGGGCCCTGGGAACCCTGCCCctgggagggagccctgcctgcaaggggaccccagggcccctgcctgccctgccgcAGGGGCAGATCTACagacaaggacaggaaagcaCACGAGTGTACGTGcctctcagactttccctggGTGTTTTAGcccacagagaaagagaatttCCCTCATTAGAATATCAAGCAGGTCTCACCTGGACTTCCccaaaacatatttaagccaCAGGCAGCTTTCTCCTGAACAGCCCATGAGCAACACTCCTCCTACCCACACTGTCTGGGAAACAGCATATGAAACCAGGGGCATCACAGAGATATTGGCAACTTCAGAAACACCAGTGGGCACAGCCTCTCCTGACCGACAGCTGGGCAAAAGCCTCCAGCCCTTGGCATCACTTATGCCTCCAAACAGAGGTACCAGAGGTTGCTCTTATGGCCAGTGACACTTCCCTGCAACTgatctccctctcctgctcagggcccctctgcagcctgccagcctggctccaAGGCACTCCAAACAAAGTTTCAGCTGAGTCTTCAAAACCACCCCACACTCCCCAAAGCAGTCTCGAGCTCCTGCAGTGGTTTGCATGGTAAACATCACACTGACACTAAGCTCTGCAAAATACCCTGAGAGGCAGCAAGTGCCACCCGCACTGTCCCACGAGTGCTGACCCAAGCAGAGCCCATGGGGCTCCCGCTCTGCCCAAAGCCTGGTGATCACCTGGGGGAGGAggcaagcagaagaggaaggagggaagaaaacctCATCTCCTTGGGTCTGGAGCACCCAGGGGATCCCAAATAAGTGGGACAACAGAGCAACACAAGGAGGGAATGAACAATTCTAAAGACTGCAAAGGAGCAATGTTCAGTGTCACTGCTCACTGCCTGCAGCCTAATGCTCAGCCCAGTGCCCAGCCGCATGTCCAGCCCAGTACCCAGCCCAGTGCTCACCTGATGCTGACTCGAGCTCAGACGGAGATCAGATGAGCCTCAGATGATCCTTGGCCtggagctcagacggacctcagcccggagctcagagagagctcagacagacctcagcccggagcttagagggacctcagcccggagctcagcccagagctcagacggacctcagcccggagctcagagagagttcagacagacctcagcccagagcttagggggagctcagggggagctcagacggacctcagcccggagctcagcccagagctcagagagagctcagccagacctcagcctggagctcagagagacctcagcccggagctcagagggacctcagcccggagctcagacggacctcagcccagagctcagacggacctcagcccggagctcagagggacctcagcccggagctcagcccagagctcagacggacctcagcccggagctcagacggacctcagcccggagctcagacggacctcagcctggagctcagagagacctcagcccggagctcagcccggagctcagacggacctcagcccagagctcagacggacctcagcccggagctcagagggacctcagcccggagctcagcccagagctcagacggacctcagcccggagctcagacggacctcagcccggagctcagagagagctcagacagacctcagcccggagctcagacggacctcagccccgagctcagagagagctcagcccggagctcagggggacctcagcccggagctcagggGGAcctcagagggacctcagcccggagctcagagagagctcagacggacctcagcccggagctcagggggagctcagacggacctcagcccggagctcagggggagctcagagggacctcagcccGAAGCTCAGCCGCAGTTCAGTCAAAGCTCAGCCGCAGCTCGCCGGGAGCTCAGACGAAGCTCGGCCGGGACTCACCCGCCGCTTCCCTGCCAACAGCTCCAACGGCCGTTCCCGCGCGCCCGGGCGCCGGCGTGTGACGTCACCGCGACGCCGGGCGGGCTGGCTCCGCCCCCTTGCGGCGGCTGGGCCGAGTTAACCCCATCGCCGCCAAACCCAAGCCACGCTCCCACCTTTGTCCCGCACCAGCTGCGTCTGCCCGCTTCACACACGCTGCTTACGCCCGCTTCCCTGCCACTGAGATCTAGGCACACAGATACGCACAGACACCGTCCCCTCAGGCCGTGGCCAGccctctgccctggctgctgggttGATTTAGCCCATGGCTTCAGGGCTCCGTCTGTCACAGCCGTCTCTCAGGTTTCTGCTCCGATGACATCAACCCGCTGCTTCGGttcctctgccctcagctcGCTGCATCTCCTGCATCGGGTCACCCCTTTCTGAAGAGCGCACTCGGGGCAAAGGATGCCCAGAAAACACACGAGGCAGAACAGCAGAGTCACGGGAACACCAAGACAGGAGGCGCTTGTTGAATCGGAGCCACACGGCCACAACTGGACACCCTCAGAGATCAATTGCTCTtgcaccagcacctcctgctcccacGAGGGGGGCAAGGATACAAGGATGAAGCCAGTGAGCACGGCCCCTCCTGACTGACAGCTGGGCAAACGCCTCCAGTCCCTGGCATCACTTAGGCCTCCAAACAGAGGCGCCGGAACATCCCAGTTGGCTTTCCCAGGCCTGCCTTCGTAGCTTATCACACCACGGCAGTGTCCcagccttcccctgctccaacaaggCCGTTTACAGATTCTGCCGGCCTCCACGTCAGGATGCAGAGGCATCTGACACTGCTGATCACAGCCACGCCAAgctcctccctgcagggagaggagagttccCGATCTGCTCTTATGGCCAGCGACTTCCCTGCAACACGTTTCCCTcagggcccctctgcagcctgccaggctGGCTCCGACCTCTCCACTGCTCTCTTCTATATCCTGTGGCTGGAACACGAGCACCAGAGCTGAGgtgagcttctcctcctgcagcaccctggTAGCCAGCTATTTCCCCACATCACCCTCGAGTCTGGGACTTTTatgacagaaatagaaaaggaagtcACAGGTTCCTAGAATAGtagaggctggaagggccctgcagagctgctccagccccagcccctgctaaagcaggttcccctggctcagggggcacaggaacgtgtccaggtgcggttggaaacctcccgagaaggagcctccacaccctccctgggcagcctgggccagggctccctcccctcagcaccaaaggagtttctgctcctgtgccagtggaacttgctgtgttccagcttgtacccattgccccttgtcctgtcactgggcactacagaaaaaagtgttgccccattctcctgacatccacctttgaaatacttgtgagtgttgatgaggtgccccctcagccttcccttctccagactgaacagtcccaggtcccactGCCTTTCGTCCTCACACAcgtgttccatcccctcagcatcttgggagccctgcattggcctctctccagcagttccctctctctcttgagCCGGGGAGctcagaagtggacacagggctccaaatgaggccttaccagggcagaggagaggaggaggagaccctCCCTCGACcatccttcctcttctcaaggCATCAGATTTTGCTTATACCTTGAATCTCTTCTTTCCTTGCCCACACCAGCCATGGATCACAAGATCTTGCTTTGCCAGGAAGGATCCCTGCAATCAGCAACTCTGCCTGTACCCTTTACCCCCACCAAGAGCAGTGGCACAAAGGCCCAACTTTCCCTAGTACTCACCAGAGGGGATCTTTCCCTCCCAAACACAGTGACAGAAACAACAGTGTCCTGCTCTCCCACCCCTTGGGCTTCCAGAGCAACCGGCACCTGCACTCAGCTATGAGCAGGGCCAATCTCACATGGCTTGGGGCTGGAGAACCACACAGCAAACCctcaggagaaagcagaaaggcaggaaataACCCCGACACAAGACTCCGCAGCCCTAGGGGGTCTAAAATCTGCTGCCTCCACTCCTGTTGCTGGCAGCTTCCTTGCAGCAGCTCTTCACTGTCCTCTAAGTTCTCCTGTACCTCAAAGGCTAGAGAAGATAAACTGCTTCCCAAGGTTTCCCTTCAGGTAGATTCCTGTTCCCAGCACAAGGTCTTATCCAAATCACTTGCAATGGGGGATGCTGAGACAATGCAGAATGTGTTTGCTCCCCAAAGAGCATGAAATGGAGCATGTTTGTCGCTGTCAAACATGGTTAATACAGCTATAAATCACCTTTCACTTTGTGTGAAGTCACCTGTAAAGGATGGGCAAACCCTGAGGCTAAGCACCACGGGgccctgtcccagagctctcTGATGGGCACTTTTGCCCCAAGGGGCTTGCAAAGACGGTCCTCCCAACAGTCCCAGCAAGATGTGAGCTCTGGGGGAGCTTTCCCACCATCAACCAGTGCTCACCTGGGCTCAAGGAACACAAGACTCCAGTGTCTCACAAAAGCtggctccttcctctctgcatccCTCTTGTCATCAAACTGACACCCACTGCAGCACAACGGGATCCAATCTGCCTGCAGCACGAGCGACTTCTGGCACAAGGCTGAGACTGCTCAAGAGAaccagaaggaagcagagaaacctgagtccaccttccacagcaaggaccattttcccctttctaaggccttgcctttatttttccctcaccAGTCCTGCCATCAGCCCTTTTCTCATGTGGCACAAGCTTTTGTCAGCTGAACCACACACCAGCTCTCAGCAGGCTCCTCgctgtgtccagtgctgcaCTTTGGTCACAGCCCAGCCCAAGCCCACCActggcaggaaggaggagaggtggcCCTTTGGAAACTGGCTACAGCTCAAGCACCAAAACCCAGGCCAATAACAAATATCATGATGTTCCCTTTAGCAAAAGGCTCAGGGCCGTGCCTGAGTGTTGAGCACAACATGggctgctctcccagccctgctgccctcctggctCGCTGGCCACAACTGGCTCTGGTttggagctggaggcagaaccctgcacaggcagctcgGCGCTGGGGGCATGAGGAGAGGGGCTCAGCTGTGAGGAAAGTACTGGTACCTGGCAGTGATGGGCAGCTCACACACCTCCTCACCAACACCATCCACGTCCAGCGCCAGCGCCAGCTCGTACGTCCTTACTGTGGTGGAACACAGGGAGacctggagggagaggagagaagagcatTAAAAGCTTCATCACTCCTAGAAGCCATTGTCCTCTGTTGGTCTGTGCAcagagcacagcctctgggagcAATGAGAGTCTTTTGACAAGATCTGGTCTGTTAAATACACCTTGCAGGGATCAGGGCATCTGTAAGCTAAATCCAAGCACCTTTAGACTCATGCTCTACTCAGCACAGCCTTAGAATTAATTTCTAAGTCCCCACTACAACAGCATCAATCCAGAGGGAACCTGCTGACTTCAACAGAAGGTGTTCAGCTTTACCAGGGGAAAGCTGAGGGCAAAACATGGCCCAGCAgatgctgtgccagagcttTTCCAGTCCCCACTGGAGATCACCACATGGAGTACAACTCCTTCTGCTccacaggagaggaagaataGGACAGGGAGGAAGAGCAAACAGCTTTAGGCAATGACATGTCTCTTTTTAACAGCTCTTTCCTCACTCTTCCTCTGCCTACTTTCAATCAAAGCCATTGCTCTAAGCAGCTCCCAAATGGCTTCTGTGCTTCACCATATGGTTCGTGATCATCATTGATCTTGGAAACAAAGCAGTGCTCCTTCAGAAAAGTCCCAGGATAACCCAGCTAACAAAAGCCTAACACTAGGGCAGATCTCTCACCGCAttctgctcagagctgccagCCCTAA
Coding sequences within:
- the LOC133627502 gene encoding fas-binding factor 1 homolog → MLFQFQVIVEIQQVSLCSTTVRTYELALALDVDGVGSRRTVRGRAAGADWLGWKDEDWCEWEPLPAAKGSPAVSRPSPAPAARPGPASHVPAAEEAAAKAAPLEEEDWLIAALARKKAQAQAKAQERNAEASEAPGERLHPRPAVSSVLGDDFFNKLSAEDSKAAGGPRASATDAENLLQNLKDMDDLEADLLGISKPSSAAEKTTVKGPEEWGSLGEGRAKAPGKLLAPEKEKEEDWKRKDDVSGEYESSVASTPKSPVARRRSVRFSSDTSSQVKAELHPKAAPAGSRRTVRGRAAGADWLGWKDEDWCEWEPLPAAKGSPAVSRPSPAPAARPGPASHVPAAEEAAAKAAPLEEEDWLIAALARKKAQAQAKAQERNAEASEAPGERLHPRPAVR